A window of the Gossypium hirsutum isolate 1008001.06 chromosome A03, Gossypium_hirsutum_v2.1, whole genome shotgun sequence genome harbors these coding sequences:
- the LOC107885998 gene encoding probable serine/threonine-protein kinase PBL10 isoform X2: MATRNFRPDSVLGEGGFGSVFKGWIDENSFTATKPGSGIVIAVKRLNQDGFQGHKEWLAEVNFLGQLYHPNLVKLIGYCLEDEHRLLVYEFMPRGRLENHLFRRGSYFQPLSWSLRLKVALSAAKGLAFLHSAETRVIYRDFKTSNILLDTNYNAKLSDFGLAKDGPTGDKSHVSTRVMGTYGYAAPEYLATGHLSARSDVYSFGVVLLEMLSGRRAVDKNRPSGEHKLVEWAKPYLANKRKIFRVLDNRLEGQYTIEGAFKAVTLALRCLSIDAKFRPSMNEVVTALEHLQDSNDSRINHNNTNSVPRRRRQSADDATGGRSTTAYPQPSASPLYA; encoded by the exons ATGGCCACAAGGAATTTTCGTCCCGATAGTGTGCTTGGAGAAGGTGGTTTCGGCTCCGTGTTTAAGGGGTGGATCGATGAAAATTCCTTTACTGCTACCAAGCCTGGATCTGGCATTGTTATTGCTGTCAAAAGGCTTAACCAGGACGGGTTCCAAGGTCACAAGGAATGGTTG GCAGAAGTGAATTTTCTCGGACAGCTTTATCATCCTAATCTTGTGAAACTGATTGGATATTGCTTGGAGGACGAGCACCGCCTGCTGGTGTACGAATTCATGCCTCGTGGCCGCTTGGAGAATCATCTATTCAGGA GAGGTTCTTATTTCCAGCCTCTTTCTTGGAGCCTACGGTTGAAAGTAGCCCTCAGTGCTGCGAAGGGACTCGCCTTCCTTCACAGTGCGGAAACAAGAGTTATATATCGAGACTTCAAGACTTCCAACATCTTGCTCGATACG AACTACAATGCAAAGCTCTCTGATTTTGGGTTGGCCAAAGATGGGCCAACAGGTGATAAGAGCCATGTTTCTACCCGAGTTATGGGGACTTACGGATATGCTGCTCCGGAGTATCTTGCCACAG GTCACTTGTCTGCAAGGAGTGATGTCTATAGTTTTGGAGTTGTGCTGCTGGAGATGTTATCTGGCCGGAGAGCAGTTGACAAGAATCGACCATCTGGAGAACATAAACTGGTGGAATGGGCCAAACCTTACCTTGCCAACAAACGCAAAATTTTTCGTGTCCTAGATAATCGCCTTGAAGGGCAGTATACAATCGAAGGAGCCTTTAAGGCTGTTACCCTTGCTTTGCGATGCCTGTCGATCGATGCAAAGTTCAGACCAAGCATGAATGAGGTTGTAACTGCATTGGAGCACCTCCAGGATTCTAACGACTCCAGAATTAATCACAACAATACTAACAGCGTACCTCGGAGACGTAGGCAAAGTGCAGATGATGCTACCGGTGGAAGGAGTACGACTGCGTACCCTCAGCCATCTGCTTCGCCTCTTTATGCCTGA
- the LOC107885998 gene encoding probable serine/threonine-protein kinase PBL9 isoform X3: MVACIFQVFDAMGNCLSAGIKAESHSNTGLSSKYDSGDGKDISSESSNSKVSSFSAPSTPRSEGEILQSPNLKSFSFADLKMATRNFRPDSVLGEGGFGSVFKGWIDENSFTATKPGSGIVIAVKRLNQDGFQGHKEWLAEVNFLGQLYHPNLVKLIGYCLEDEHRLLVYEFMPRGRLENHLFRRGSYFQPLSWSLRLKVALSAAKGLAFLHSAETRVIYRDFKTSNILLDTNYNAKLSDFGLAKDGPTGDKSHVSTRVMGTYGYAAPEYLATGHLSARSDVYSFGVVLLEMLSGRRAVDKNRPSGEHKLVEWAKPYLANKRKIFRVLDNRLEGQYTIEGAFKAVTLALRCLSIDAKFRPSMNEVVTALEHLQDSNDSRINHNNTNSVPRRRRQSADDATGGRSTTAYPQPSASPLYA; encoded by the exons ATGGTGGCTTGTATTTTTCAGGTATTTGATGCAATGGGAAATTGCTTGAGTGCCGGTATTAAAGCTGAGAGCCACAGCAACACAG GGCTCAGTTCAAAGTATGATAGTGGTGATGGGAAAGATATTAGCAGTGAAAGCAGCAACAGCAAAGTTTCATCATTTTCAGCACCTTCGACACCTCGGAGTGAGGGTGAGATTTTGCAGTCCCCCAATTTGAAAAGTTTCAGCTTTGCTGATCTCAAAATGGCCACAAGGAATTTTCGTCCCGATAGTGTGCTTGGAGAAGGTGGTTTCGGCTCCGTGTTTAAGGGGTGGATCGATGAAAATTCCTTTACTGCTACCAAGCCTGGATCTGGCATTGTTATTGCTGTCAAAAGGCTTAACCAGGACGGGTTCCAAGGTCACAAGGAATGGTTG GCAGAAGTGAATTTTCTCGGACAGCTTTATCATCCTAATCTTGTGAAACTGATTGGATATTGCTTGGAGGACGAGCACCGCCTGCTGGTGTACGAATTCATGCCTCGTGGCCGCTTGGAGAATCATCTATTCAGGA GAGGTTCTTATTTCCAGCCTCTTTCTTGGAGCCTACGGTTGAAAGTAGCCCTCAGTGCTGCGAAGGGACTCGCCTTCCTTCACAGTGCGGAAACAAGAGTTATATATCGAGACTTCAAGACTTCCAACATCTTGCTCGATACG AACTACAATGCAAAGCTCTCTGATTTTGGGTTGGCCAAAGATGGGCCAACAGGTGATAAGAGCCATGTTTCTACCCGAGTTATGGGGACTTACGGATATGCTGCTCCGGAGTATCTTGCCACAG GTCACTTGTCTGCAAGGAGTGATGTCTATAGTTTTGGAGTTGTGCTGCTGGAGATGTTATCTGGCCGGAGAGCAGTTGACAAGAATCGACCATCTGGAGAACATAAACTGGTGGAATGGGCCAAACCTTACCTTGCCAACAAACGCAAAATTTTTCGTGTCCTAGATAATCGCCTTGAAGGGCAGTATACAATCGAAGGAGCCTTTAAGGCTGTTACCCTTGCTTTGCGATGCCTGTCGATCGATGCAAAGTTCAGACCAAGCATGAATGAGGTTGTAACTGCATTGGAGCACCTCCAGGATTCTAACGACTCCAGAATTAATCACAACAATACTAACAGCGTACCTCGGAGACGTAGGCAAAGTGCAGATGATGCTACCGGTGGAAGGAGTACGACTGCGTACCCTCAGCCATCTGCTTCGCCTCTTTATGCCTGA
- the LOC107885998 gene encoding probable serine/threonine-protein kinase PBL10 isoform X1 — protein sequence MHEGLYMFETRLSSKYDSGDGKDISSESSNSKVSSFSAPSTPRSEGEILQSPNLKSFSFADLKMATRNFRPDSVLGEGGFGSVFKGWIDENSFTATKPGSGIVIAVKRLNQDGFQGHKEWLAEVNFLGQLYHPNLVKLIGYCLEDEHRLLVYEFMPRGRLENHLFRRGSYFQPLSWSLRLKVALSAAKGLAFLHSAETRVIYRDFKTSNILLDTNYNAKLSDFGLAKDGPTGDKSHVSTRVMGTYGYAAPEYLATGHLSARSDVYSFGVVLLEMLSGRRAVDKNRPSGEHKLVEWAKPYLANKRKIFRVLDNRLEGQYTIEGAFKAVTLALRCLSIDAKFRPSMNEVVTALEHLQDSNDSRINHNNTNSVPRRRRQSADDATGGRSTTAYPQPSASPLYA from the exons ATGCATGAGGGGTTATACATGTTTGAAACAAGGCTCAGTTCAAAGTATGATAGTGGTGATGGGAAAGATATTAGCAGTGAAAGCAGCAACAGCAAAGTTTCATCATTTTCAGCACCTTCGACACCTCGGAGTGAGGGTGAGATTTTGCAGTCCCCCAATTTGAAAAGTTTCAGCTTTGCTGATCTCAAAATGGCCACAAGGAATTTTCGTCCCGATAGTGTGCTTGGAGAAGGTGGTTTCGGCTCCGTGTTTAAGGGGTGGATCGATGAAAATTCCTTTACTGCTACCAAGCCTGGATCTGGCATTGTTATTGCTGTCAAAAGGCTTAACCAGGACGGGTTCCAAGGTCACAAGGAATGGTTG GCAGAAGTGAATTTTCTCGGACAGCTTTATCATCCTAATCTTGTGAAACTGATTGGATATTGCTTGGAGGACGAGCACCGCCTGCTGGTGTACGAATTCATGCCTCGTGGCCGCTTGGAGAATCATCTATTCAGGA GAGGTTCTTATTTCCAGCCTCTTTCTTGGAGCCTACGGTTGAAAGTAGCCCTCAGTGCTGCGAAGGGACTCGCCTTCCTTCACAGTGCGGAAACAAGAGTTATATATCGAGACTTCAAGACTTCCAACATCTTGCTCGATACG AACTACAATGCAAAGCTCTCTGATTTTGGGTTGGCCAAAGATGGGCCAACAGGTGATAAGAGCCATGTTTCTACCCGAGTTATGGGGACTTACGGATATGCTGCTCCGGAGTATCTTGCCACAG GTCACTTGTCTGCAAGGAGTGATGTCTATAGTTTTGGAGTTGTGCTGCTGGAGATGTTATCTGGCCGGAGAGCAGTTGACAAGAATCGACCATCTGGAGAACATAAACTGGTGGAATGGGCCAAACCTTACCTTGCCAACAAACGCAAAATTTTTCGTGTCCTAGATAATCGCCTTGAAGGGCAGTATACAATCGAAGGAGCCTTTAAGGCTGTTACCCTTGCTTTGCGATGCCTGTCGATCGATGCAAAGTTCAGACCAAGCATGAATGAGGTTGTAACTGCATTGGAGCACCTCCAGGATTCTAACGACTCCAGAATTAATCACAACAATACTAACAGCGTACCTCGGAGACGTAGGCAAAGTGCAGATGATGCTACCGGTGGAAGGAGTACGACTGCGTACCCTCAGCCATCTGCTTCGCCTCTTTATGCCTGA